The proteins below come from a single Deinococcus sedimenti genomic window:
- a CDS encoding terminase large subunit domain-containing protein, producing the protein MWLILAGRGFGKTRTGAETIAQWARETPRGRFALVAQTAADARDVMVEGESGLLSVLDETELRGGSVDTAWNRSLGELYLKNGARFKCYSSETPRKLRGPQHHGAWGDEPATWNDADQGTGEDTTWSNLLFGLRLGKDPRVVMTGTPRPNRLIRELKKDEGTVLTGGSTAENIGNLSETFKRNVIRKYEGTRLGRQELDGELLEDTPGALWKYAMFNREGFRLTFDQLPDLIRIVVAVDPQASQSSDSAETGIIVAGKDAHGHAYVLGDLSGNFSPSEWAQTSIDAYHYHRADAIVPEKNNGGDMVTHTISTMDKRVPVKPVWASRGKQTRAEPISTLYEQGLVHHVGVFPDVEGQMTTWVPGEKSPDRMDALVWALTELMLGEDEPELPPSGIAGYEQDDTYQGGDW; encoded by the coding sequence GTGTGGCTGATCCTCGCTGGGCGCGGGTTCGGGAAGACGAGGACCGGTGCGGAGACCATCGCGCAGTGGGCGCGGGAAACCCCACGGGGCCGCTTCGCCCTGGTCGCGCAGACCGCGGCGGATGCCCGGGACGTCATGGTCGAAGGGGAGTCCGGTTTGCTCAGCGTGCTGGATGAAACCGAACTCCGGGGCGGATCAGTCGACACCGCCTGGAACCGCTCACTCGGCGAGCTGTACCTGAAGAATGGGGCGCGATTCAAGTGCTACAGCAGCGAGACGCCCCGCAAGTTGCGCGGTCCGCAGCATCACGGCGCGTGGGGTGATGAGCCCGCCACGTGGAATGACGCGGATCAGGGCACCGGGGAGGACACGACCTGGTCGAACCTGCTGTTCGGATTGCGTCTCGGGAAAGACCCGCGCGTGGTCATGACTGGCACGCCCCGCCCGAACCGCCTGATCCGGGAGCTGAAGAAGGACGAGGGCACCGTCCTCACCGGTGGCAGCACGGCAGAGAACATCGGGAACCTGTCCGAGACGTTCAAGCGGAACGTCATCCGCAAGTACGAAGGCACGCGGCTCGGGCGTCAGGAGCTGGACGGCGAACTGCTCGAGGACACGCCCGGCGCCCTCTGGAAGTACGCGATGTTCAACCGCGAGGGCTTCCGCCTGACGTTCGACCAGCTGCCCGACCTGATCCGGATCGTGGTGGCCGTGGACCCGCAGGCCAGCCAGAGCAGCGACAGCGCCGAGACCGGCATCATCGTCGCCGGGAAGGATGCCCACGGGCACGCGTACGTCCTGGGGGACCTGTCCGGGAACTTCAGCCCCAGCGAGTGGGCGCAGACCAGTATCGACGCGTACCACTACCACCGCGCCGATGCGATCGTGCCGGAGAAGAACAACGGTGGGGACATGGTCACGCACACCATCAGCACCATGGACAAGCGTGTGCCGGTCAAGCCCGTCTGGGCCAGCCGGGGCAAGCAGACCCGAGCGGAGCCGATCAGCACGCTGTACGAGCAGGGCCTCGTGCATCACGTGGGCGTGTTCCCGGACGTGGAAGGGCAGATGACGACCTGGGTGCCAGGAGAGAAGTCGCCCGACCGCATGGACGCCCTCGTCTGGGCCCTGACTGAACTCATGCTCGGCGAGGACGAACCCGAGCTTCCCCCCTCCGGCATCGCCGGGTACGAGCAGGACGACACCTACCAAGGAGGTGACTGGTGA